The segment TGGCATTTGAACACCAGAGGCTAAGATCCACTGAGAGGTAAGAATGTCCAAGAAAGAGTTCAAGGCAACATGAATATAGGTTACATAAGATCGCAAAATCTATCCAGCAACCCACTGCATTAGCCAGTAGAATGTGGGCAGACCGTCTGTGCAGTGAAACGGTGGGAGAAggggatattattattattatggagcAGGAAACCAAGACCTGCATGACCTCAAAGCCTAAACAGTCAAAACCAAGGAATTATTTCCTATTTGAATGCCTCTTGTTCCCTACAAATATTCCATGTTACTGGTCGTccaaaatatctattttttgcTGATGTAACAAAATCTCATAGTTGAATGCAGGCACTTTGTATTTTAGCACAACTCCAACCCACATTAGAGAACTGACAACTGATATCAAATAAAATGATGCCGATTATCTCAGGCATCCAGCTTGAGGGAACAGACAATCAAATACTGACACAGATATTTCCCTTTCATGTTCCCAGCTACTTGGATAGCAGCAGTGGCAAGTGCctgcaaaaacaaagaaatcagcgaaagaagaaaatgacatGGGTTCTATTTTCAGCCAAAATCCTCCACCCACCCACaaacctctctttctctctctttctctcacactcaTCTGCTCTGTTCTCGAGCTTGCCACTTTATGCACAAAATGTTACCAACAAGTGTCTGTCCATCCAACAACTCTGTGCCGAGTAATAACTAGGCGAACTGGGTGAAACTCATGGAGAACAAAGAGAGGTGAGGGGGTAATGGGACTCTGGGTCAGTTGGTGAGAGGGAaatgaggaaggggggggggggcagaaattCCTCTGAGAGCTGCATTCCCTCTGCACATCAGGCTATATCTGGAGCAGCCAGAGGAGGGACAAAACAGGAACTGATAAGGGAGGCCGTGAAAACGAAGATAGTTGACTTGGCCGAGTGAGTCTCTCGGATTGAGAGaaaagtgaaggagacgtggagACCCAGGAACTACGGATCGTGAAGCGTAAACACTCACAATGATGAGCTCAGTAAAATACCCCAGTGCCACAGAGGGACAACAGCACAGTTTGACAAATCGGTCGGATGAAAGCAGATGATGAGCGGAAAGAAAATTACACAGACCAGACATCTGATTTACATGCTGCTATTGTCTCAATGAGCAGTTTATTGCTTCTGTTACTGGCTTTGTTTGGGCACTGGCCCCTGCTCAATTAAGCATACAAATGCAAAGTTGCACACTGTGCCCTTTGTGTATGGAAACAAAAGTGGAGTGCTGAATTATCTCCGTTGATAAAACACTCATTCATTAGTGTGGCCATGCCAAAGACGAGTCAAGGGTCGACATCCAGGCCCCAGCCTCGACATTCCTTACCTGTGACTGTTTTCAGACTTACGTGCAAACAAGATACAACTATTTGGTTCATAAGAGCAGCTTTTCTATTCTGTTTCTAACTCGTTTCTTTGCATGTGAAATAACATTTCCCAAAAATCGCATTCCTTATCTGCACCCAGCACAGCAGACCGGTCCATGATGAGATCCATCTCTGCTGCGTGCAGTCAAAACATATCGCAAGCAACTTCTTGTCTAAGATAGAAATCATGCAGACACATAAGGACAGAAAAAAAGCTGCCATTTGTTGCAAAGGCCAGGTATTTATAGTGCAAAAAGAGAGACGATAGGACGTTGTCAAATGTCTCAATCTTTCGAAAGCATGCAGCAGACAAGTAAATCCTGACCTCTGGTCTCCCCGAGGGggctaaacaaaaacaactttttctCCAGGACAGACCATGAACACTGTGCACACACTTTCCATACTACAGTTGGGCCAGTGTGGGAATATGATCTTACCTTCTTGGACACGTGGAAGGTTGGACTGGTCAATTTCCAGCTCTGCCATCATTGTCCACGTGTTGTCACAGCCTCATGGTGATACAGAAGACCCTGACACCAGAAAGggaattgttttctttatttatctgGCTAACGTTAAGTGAACTGGGACCTAAAGGCAAGGTACACCAGAGGGAAGGAAACCTCTCAAGTTAACGACACGAAGAGACATttgttgaacacacacacacacctggcttaTCTCAGTGGCgttaatgcaaaacaaaaaaaagttaattactAAACATACTCAGCAGACAGTATTTACTGACAGCAACCAAGCTAACACCAGCAGTGTTGCTGTTGACAGCAACGTTAAGCTAACTATAAAGTTCAAACAGCGTGACGTTGTCTGCATTGCAGTCGGCCACTTGTTAGTCGAGCAAAAGCAACAAATAAGAACCAGCGCAACACTGTAAGAGTCCATGTTTTATAACCTACCTGTCCCCCCCGCACAGGCTccagtgttgttgtgtgtgtgtgtgtgtgtgtgtgtgtgtgtgtgcgcacacacgcaGCCTCTTCAACAAGTCCCAAACAATTGAGCCAAGTGTCAACTTCGTGCGCTCCGTCGCACTTTCCCCTCCCGTCCTCTCTTTCGTCTCTTCAATtcatccccaaaaaaaaaaaaaaatgtcacgaGCGCGCTTGGCCCGTGTTTCTAACGCCTGTACTTTCGGGTTGTGAATAGTCGACGAAACCCACGGCGGTTTGTCGCCTGAATGAAACAAAAAGCCCCGGACGTCAACTGGTGATGGGAAGCAAGGGTGGACAAACTTAACCCGCAGTCTGTCGGCTCCGGGCGCCTCTCCGCGGCtcctgttctgttctgttctgggGGGCGTTCAACGGCTGATGCCTTCAGGTGCTCCTTCAAGCTCAGACATATCTACACCGGTCACGGTGTCGTCCAGAAGAAATAACAAATTCGCCTTATTTTGCTTGCggttttgcttttgtttacaCGTTTTGGAACAGAGATGGAGATTTGATAATCGGGATTAAAGCCGactcaggtaaaaaaaaaagttagactACGGATTAGGCAGCGTAATGAGAAGGCCCACTGTCCGGCAACACAACAGTAGACTTTCACCTTCACTTAgtgcagtggttcccaaagtgggggtcgcgacccctagggggggcgcagtggtactacaggggggtcgcggcttcatcaccaacccacacacacagacgcacacatagaccggtaaaacaatataaaataaccgacgtgacatgcactgtgttccaaccacgccaccagagcggctcatgtcacagaccgactgtggcaaaaccagcgagagcgagagagcgagcgcgCGCCCGAGCGAGAGAGCGCGAGcgagggagagacacacagcgacacagagcgacaaagatacggagcgacagagaaagataaagataagagaaggaagtatgtacaaacatggacagatttgtgactggtCTAAAGCGCATGGctcatgcattataatgcaattcattaaaaaccaagaaaaatttggggtcggggggggggggggggggggttgatgttcctatatcatcaaagggggtcttgacagaaaaagtttgggaaccactgacaCCCATTCCTACACAATCTTGGGCCGACAACATGCCTGCAACTTGAATATCATACAAGCCAACGCACCAACTTTCGTGTGTGCTCTCTGAATTGCACTTTTTTTCCGAACAGTTATTGAAGGCAACTCTCAGCAGAAGCGTGTCTgtctttgtattattttaattaactaAAATTGGATTTTAAACGTGCAAATATTATTGGGGAGAAAACTACTCGGTGCTGCAAAGTAACCATTTTGGCACCCACAAGTGTTAATAAGCACATttgatattacattacattgcatatcatttagctgacgcttttatccaaagcgactttgttgcgcattcaaccatgagtacaaactcagaacaacaagaatcaagaaagtaacgtttcttcaagaatGATAATGTGGCAAAACATGTCAGTGGACTCCCGAGAAATAAGAGCCATCGTCAAATGTTCCTCTATTGTGCATCTACATATTTTAGATTGGGAGGGAACTAACTGATTTAATCAGGTAGGCAGGAAACTATCTTGGAAAGTATAATGCATatgtcaaaaaataataataaaagtccCATTTCTGAGGAAGATcatatgcttttaaaaaatgttttgtaaatgtcagTAATGAAGAGGATTTGTAGGGCATTCTAGGTTTTGAAGGCTGCAGGTTGTGTGATTCAATTTGGACTTTAAAATAAGTAAGGTAAAACAGACTAGTGTCTTGGAAGAGTTTTCCCCCTTAAAGCTACACTCAAAAGTTAAGAATGGAGGCTAATTAGCTGAACATCTGTAAGTAGATCTATTATGAGCTATTGTAAGTGCTTTTCTAGACGTAATGTTGCCCTCTGCTGGCTGAAAATACGTCAGATTTCCAGTAGGCCGAATATTGTCAACAAGTCATAAAAACCTGTCAGGTCACTTAGCTTGGACTATTACGTCTGTGTGATGTGACATGTAGCTTCGGGAGCTATGACCATCAGCAGATTTAGACTATCATTTTAAGCAAATTCTTGTtctcattcatatttaatattttgaaaGCAGGACATGACATATTTCTCAATTGTGATATTTCTATACCGAGACTTACTTCTAGTAAagtaattcatttatttaaatatatcaggtaaattattcaaatatataagTGTTTCTAAATAGGAATTCTTAACAAATACATGCAGAGTTaagtttttgttttacagtgaATGGTCCAGACGTCGACAACAATACTCGATATGTAACTCCATCCTTGATGCTGCTTTTTGATCTCTTAGAATTGATTTACTGTTAAGGCCACTCTGCTCTGTTCACACTGATCCAATTTATATTGTATGAAACTCAAGAAAAGTGTCCATATTGCTTCCGAAACACCTGTACCTTAAGGAAATTCTAGATTCATCCTAAAATTGTAAAAGAGGACCCAATATACAGCGAGATAACCCGCAAGAGTGGAGGAGACTCCATTTAGTTTAGAGGCTTGAATAAACTGTGTTTGGCCGCGGGGCCTTGActaatacagaatataaattgTAATCGCTTTTTATGGTATAAAGCAACACCTAATGGAGTGTCTGGTCTTCCGGCCATAAAACGAAATGTCACTGTCGCTCCATCGATCCTCATTATCATACAAGAGACTGAACATTGATGTCACACTTCtcataaatatacaaattacATACAGAGGTGCAAAATGTGACTCTTTAGTTGCTTTCTCCACCTGTTCCCGGTCTCCATTGACAGGAAAGGGTTTCTCTATGCTGGACGTTCTAATAAAGTTGTGATTTACTGCATGACTAAGAAGAAGTGAACGCACAAGTTTACCATCTCACCAGAACAAGCCCTCTAAATATTATGCATGTATCAATCTGATTCAATGACCCAtgggaaattaaaatgtcagaTGACTTATAGGCTCCCGAGGCCTACAACATACGAGCATTTCTACTGAGCCAGTCTCCGCAAGTAATTATGCCATTTTTATTAGGAATTATTACTGCATTGTATGCAGCTCCAATTGtggagctttttttcccccctgtgcGCTTTGAGTCAAGAGGATTCAAATGGCACTCGAGTTTAATGAGCTGGTAGCATAAAAGCATTAGTCATTTGGCGGCCCCGTTTCTCCACCTGCTCCCCTATTGGGTGTTGGTGAGAATGACATGTGAAACACCTGCTTCAATCCCATTTacaaagacagtaaaaacaGTTGAGCACGCTGAAGAGCTGGTAAAACATGACTGTGACCTTGAAGCACCATAATTCACCTGTGACTGCCTGTTGATTTATCACACTTAGAAAGGAAGGGACTGTGGATATTGATGATGGTTGTTTTGGCCAGCAAAAGTGTGCGCCTGCTGCGTGGCAtgcaggggtgtgtgtgtgtgtgtgtgtgtgtgtgtgtggggggggggggggggtggtataCAGCTGGAAGTATATAACCCAGTTGGGACCAACAAAGCATCTACAAGTCTTTTTTTCCACCTGAGGATCACCGTGTGAATCAGAGGCACTTCCAACAACAGAGTCCTGTAGCGATGAAGTTTAATCATCTCCTGTCTTGGGCCTTTTTGCTCGTGGCCTCCGGCCCACTGCTGGCCCACCCCATCACAGAATCTGCGGAGATGCCCTATCCAGGACCTGGTGAGTGGACAACTTATATCTCCTATGTAGCTTTTATTCACAGAAATGTGAAACGTGTTTACCATTTCGCATAGACAAATTACCGAAATAAAACGTCTCGAAAACGTACATCCTGTGAATCTTCGCCTGTCAGTTGTGGGCATTACCAGCTTTGTGTGGCCGTTCTTTTATTCCTAGTATCGGTCGAGGACGGAGGAGTCGGCGCTCTCGATGATCTGTCCGAGCAAACCTTCCCTTCCCGGGATGGTGCCGGTCTCAGATATTCCACTCTGATATCTGGGGAGTACAACAAAGATGGTAAGTCAACAACACTCTCGGCCCCTTTTGCATTAAAGTGCTGATGCTCAATGCAGACACTTTTATCCTGGGAAAATCAcctcatttcttttttgcagaaACATTGTGCTACAAATTTGAACTGATACACACAAGTATACCATTTTTCTTTGGTTGGATACAAAGCAGCACTACTGGGGAACCAGGCAGTTGGAGGTATTGATCAGGACCAGGTAGTTGTTGATGGAGTTGCTTTAGCCAACATGCACAGAAACATGGCTCATACAAACAAAAGAACGTGTCGTGCCCAaactcaaatgtatttttagagAATAACCTGAAAACGACACAACTAGCAATGAGGTCGTCAAGGAAATGGACGTGTTTCATCCGTGTGCTTTTCCAATGCAACAAGCTGTCGTGAGTTATCTCGAATATCAGACTAACCTCATGTTGTATTTCTCTCAGGTGTCAGAACAGGCCTGCTTCCCAGGGGGATGAAAAGAGAGGTGGGCTTTCTACCAATGTAATACCTTAAACAGCAAAGAAAAGTAAGCTGTAGATGAAATGTTTATCACTGCTGCTTTATCCATGTGTTCCAGGTCCTATTGGAGAAACAAAGTCTCCTAAATCCTTTCAGCCGTGTGTTGGGCATCCGGAAACAGTTCAGGAAGAGAGCGGGGAATTCTGAGTGTTTCTGGAAGTACTGTGTCTAAAACACTTTACATTATGCGACACACAAGAGGCGGGGCTTGCACTAAAACAGAAATTACTATCTTGCACTCACATAATAAGTATACATGCAGACAATATAAGGAACATCATGCATGCATGTAGCGGCATGTCTGCACATATAGTGTATGTATGCCCAGGTGCATGTACTCGCACATATACACTCGCATACATACGCAGTGTCAGTATTTGTTCACAAAAAGAATAATGCCATAGGTACATTTGAGATAAATTGTTTGGTTGGACTTTAAGACGATTTATTGAAATTACTTGTAGTGTTTAACTAAATTTATGTGCACGCATTTGTTAAAAGTCCTTGGTTGTCTGATATGTGACCACGTGTCTTTTAAATGTGGAAGTAAAAGGTCATAGAGCACTGTTTGttgaacagaaataaaaactgTATTATGAATACTGTCTCCGCTTCTGTCTTTTCTTGAAAAAAGGGGTGTTGGTGCAAAACATACTGGCACAAAAAGACGGAGCAAACGTTGTCCTCgagttttcttcattttctcctttttttattattttacagcagAAAGAATATAAAGCATTCAGAAAACATCTTCCATATTTTAAGGGCAATTCAAAACGTTTTGCATGGCTTCAGCAGctgaaatatcttttttttttttttttttttttcttttaaacatatCCATCGAGTCAGTGACGCTTGTACATGcacaattacaaaaaataaaacttacaaacaagagaagggaagaaaaaggaggaaagcaAAAACACATTAGGAGAACCGAGAGGAGATGAAACTTTGGGGGTTTGGGGAGGTCGGGAGCCGAGAAAAATTGGGTCACGTAAcgaggaaagacagagagaaagacagctatagaggagaggaaaatagaTCTAACACTAGTTCACATGCAAAGT is part of the Cyclopterus lumpus isolate fCycLum1 chromosome 7, fCycLum1.pri, whole genome shotgun sequence genome and harbors:
- the LOC117733298 gene encoding prepro-urotensin II-beta-like isoform X1 is translated as MKFNHLLSWAFLLVASGPLLAHPITESAEMPYPGPVSVEDGGVGALDDLSEQTFPSRDGAGLRYSTLISGEYNKDETLCYKFELIHTSIPFFFGWIQSSTTGEPGSWRCQNRPASQGDEKRGPIGETKSPKSFQPCVGHPETVQEESGEF
- the LOC117733298 gene encoding urotensin-2-like isoform X2, translating into MKFNHLLSWAFLLVASGPLLAHPITESAEMPYPGPVSVEDGGVGALDDLSEQTFPSRDGAGLRYSTLISGEYNKDGVRTGLLPRGMKREVLLEKQSLLNPFSRVLGIRKQFRKRAGNSECFWKYCV